From a single Miscanthus floridulus cultivar M001 chromosome 8, ASM1932011v1, whole genome shotgun sequence genomic region:
- the LOC136477012 gene encoding protein indeterminate-domain 5, chloroplastic-like isoform X4, with amino-acid sequence MAAASSAHLFGLGDAQMQPPLPQHQHQQAAAPPPPNPAAPAPKKKRNQPDPDAEVIALSPKTLLATNRFVCEVCNKGFQREQNLQLHRRGHNLPWKLKQKNPKETRRRVYLCPEPTCVHHDPSRALGDLTGIKKHYCRKHGEKKWKCDKCNKRYAVQSDWKAHSKTCGTREHRCDCGTLFSRRDSFITHRAFCDALAQESARMPPIGAGMYGTGGMALGLSGMVASHQLQSFQDPAHSSATTTIGSNPAAQFEHLMQSSTGSPAFRGAQPTSSSSSPFYLGGAEDGHQSQASHTSLLHGNKQAYHGLMQLPEQHQPGSNGLLNLGFFSGGSGGQDSRLVFPDQFNGAVGRNVRGDGSEHGNSGANNESAAIFSGNLMGNQMASGAGFSSSLYNSSETVAPPQMSATALLQKAAQMGATMSSGNVNSLLRGLGNGGSTLNGRPAGAGGFMAGESSSSRSTSQAENESQFRDLMNSLAASGSGAGTAFSGGFPGMDDSKLSTRDFLGVGGGVMRSMGGAAGLPLRHGAAGIGMGSLDPEMK; translated from the exons ATGGCAGCTGCCTCGTCTGCCCACCTGTTCGGACTCGGCGACGCGCAGATGCAGCCGCCGCTGCCGCAGCACCAGCATCAGCAGGCGGCGGCGCCTCCTCCTCCGAACCCGGCCGCGCCGGCGCCCAAGAAGAAGCGGAATCAGCCCG ACCCTGACGCGGAGGTGATCGCGCTGTCGCCGAAGACGCTGCTGGCGACGAACCGGTTCGTGTGCGAGGTGTGCAACAAGGGGTTCCAGCGGGAGCAGAACCTGCAGCTGCACCGGCGGGGCCACAACCTGCCGtggaagctgaagcagaagaacCCCAAGGAGACGCGGCGGCGGGTGTACCTGTGCCCGGAGCCGACGTGCGTGCACCACGACCCGTCGCGGGCGCTGGGCGACCTCACGGGGATCAAGAAGCACTACTGCCGCAAGCACGGCGAGAAGAAGTGGAAGTGCGACAAGTGCAACAAGCGCTACGCCGTGCAGTCCGACTGGAAGGCCCACTCCAAGACCTGCGGCACACGCGAGCACCGCTGCGACTGCGGCACCCTCTTCTCTCG GAGGGACAGCTTCATCACCCACCGTGCATTCTGCGATGCACTGGCGCAGGAGAGTGCGCGGATGCCACCCATCGGCGCCGGCATGTACGGCACCGGCGGCATGGCCCTCGGCCTCTCCGGGATGGTCGCATCCCATCAGTTGCAGTCCTTCCAAGACCCGGCCCACTCCTCGGCCACCACAACCATCGGCAGCAATCCGGCGGCGCAGTTCGAGCACCTCATGCAGTCGTCCACCGGCTCCCCCGCGTTCCGCGGCGCGCAACCGACATCATCGTCTTCCTCGCCGTTCTACCTCGGCGGCGCCGAGGACGGCCACCAGAGCCAGGCCAGCCACACCTCTCTGCTCCACGGCAACAAGCAGGCCTACCACGGCCTGATGCAGCTGCCGGAGCAGCACCAGCCGGGGAGTAACGGCCTCCTCAACCTGGGTTTCTTCTCGGGCGGGAGCGGCGGACAGGACTCCCGCCTCGTGTTCCCGGACCAGTTCAACGGCGCCGTGGGCCGGAACGTCCGCGGCGACGGCAGCGAGCACGGCAACAGCGGCGCCAACAATGAGTCAGCGGCCATCTTCTCCGGGAACCTAATGGGAAACCAAATGGCAAGCGGCGCCGGCTTCTCTTCTTCCTTGTACAACTCGTCCGAGACCGTCGCGCCGCCGCAGATGTCGGCGACGGCGCTGCTGCAGAAGGCCGCTCAGATGGGCGCGACAATGAGCAGCGGCAACGTGAACTCTCTGCTCAGGGGGCTTGGTAACGGCGGCAGCACCTTGAACGGGAGGCCTGCGGGAGCAGGTGGGTTCATGGCCGGGGAGAGCTCCTCGTCGAGGAGCACTTCTCAGGCCGAGAACGAGAGCCAGTTCCGGGACCTGATGAACTCGCTCGCAGCTTCCGGGAGCGGGGCTGGCACAGCGTTCAGCGGCGGCTTCCCGGGCATGGACGACAGCAAGCTGAGCACGAGAGACTTCCTCGGCGTTGGCGGCGGCGTCATGCGGAGCATGGGTGGCGCGGCGGGGCTGCCGCTGCGGCACGGTGCCGCGGGCATTGGCATGGGCTCGTTGGACCCAGAAATGAAGTAG
- the LOC136477012 gene encoding protein indeterminate-domain 5, chloroplastic-like isoform X3 yields MAAASSAHLFGLGDAQMQPPLPQHQHQQAAAPPPPNPAAPAPKKKRNQPADPDAEVIALSPKTLLATNRFVCEVCNKGFQREQNLQLHRRGHNLPWKLKQKNPKETRRRVYLCPEPTCVHHDPSRALGDLTGIKKHYCRKHGEKKWKCDKCNKRYAVQSDWKAHSKTCGTREHRCDCGTLFSRRDSFITHRAFCDALAQESARMPPIGAGMYGTGGMALGLSGMVASHQLQSFQDPAHSSATTTIGSNPAAQFEHLMQSSTGSPAFRGAQPTSSSSSPFYLGGAEDGHQSQASHTSLLHGNKQAYHGLMQLPEQHQPGSNGLLNLGFFSGGSGGQDSRLVFPDQFNGAVGRNVRGDGSEHGNSGANNESAAIFSGNLMGNQMASGAGFSSSLYNSSETVAPPQMSATALLQKAAQMGATMSSGNVNSLLRGLGNGGSTLNGRPAGAGGFMAGESSSSRSTSQAENESQFRDLMNSLAASGSGAGTAFSGGFPGMDDSKLSTRDFLGVGGGVMRSMGGAAGLPLRHGAAGIGMGSLDPEMK; encoded by the exons ATGGCAGCTGCCTCGTCTGCCCACCTGTTCGGACTCGGCGACGCGCAGATGCAGCCGCCGCTGCCGCAGCACCAGCATCAGCAGGCGGCGGCGCCTCCTCCTCCGAACCCGGCCGCGCCGGCGCCCAAGAAGAAGCGGAATCAGCCCG CAGACCCTGACGCGGAGGTGATCGCGCTGTCGCCGAAGACGCTGCTGGCGACGAACCGGTTCGTGTGCGAGGTGTGCAACAAGGGGTTCCAGCGGGAGCAGAACCTGCAGCTGCACCGGCGGGGCCACAACCTGCCGtggaagctgaagcagaagaacCCCAAGGAGACGCGGCGGCGGGTGTACCTGTGCCCGGAGCCGACGTGCGTGCACCACGACCCGTCGCGGGCGCTGGGCGACCTCACGGGGATCAAGAAGCACTACTGCCGCAAGCACGGCGAGAAGAAGTGGAAGTGCGACAAGTGCAACAAGCGCTACGCCGTGCAGTCCGACTGGAAGGCCCACTCCAAGACCTGCGGCACACGCGAGCACCGCTGCGACTGCGGCACCCTCTTCTCTCG GAGGGACAGCTTCATCACCCACCGTGCATTCTGCGATGCACTGGCGCAGGAGAGTGCGCGGATGCCACCCATCGGCGCCGGCATGTACGGCACCGGCGGCATGGCCCTCGGCCTCTCCGGGATGGTCGCATCCCATCAGTTGCAGTCCTTCCAAGACCCGGCCCACTCCTCGGCCACCACAACCATCGGCAGCAATCCGGCGGCGCAGTTCGAGCACCTCATGCAGTCGTCCACCGGCTCCCCCGCGTTCCGCGGCGCGCAACCGACATCATCGTCTTCCTCGCCGTTCTACCTCGGCGGCGCCGAGGACGGCCACCAGAGCCAGGCCAGCCACACCTCTCTGCTCCACGGCAACAAGCAGGCCTACCACGGCCTGATGCAGCTGCCGGAGCAGCACCAGCCGGGGAGTAACGGCCTCCTCAACCTGGGTTTCTTCTCGGGCGGGAGCGGCGGACAGGACTCCCGCCTCGTGTTCCCGGACCAGTTCAACGGCGCCGTGGGCCGGAACGTCCGCGGCGACGGCAGCGAGCACGGCAACAGCGGCGCCAACAATGAGTCAGCGGCCATCTTCTCCGGGAACCTAATGGGAAACCAAATGGCAAGCGGCGCCGGCTTCTCTTCTTCCTTGTACAACTCGTCCGAGACCGTCGCGCCGCCGCAGATGTCGGCGACGGCGCTGCTGCAGAAGGCCGCTCAGATGGGCGCGACAATGAGCAGCGGCAACGTGAACTCTCTGCTCAGGGGGCTTGGTAACGGCGGCAGCACCTTGAACGGGAGGCCTGCGGGAGCAGGTGGGTTCATGGCCGGGGAGAGCTCCTCGTCGAGGAGCACTTCTCAGGCCGAGAACGAGAGCCAGTTCCGGGACCTGATGAACTCGCTCGCAGCTTCCGGGAGCGGGGCTGGCACAGCGTTCAGCGGCGGCTTCCCGGGCATGGACGACAGCAAGCTGAGCACGAGAGACTTCCTCGGCGTTGGCGGCGGCGTCATGCGGAGCATGGGTGGCGCGGCGGGGCTGCCGCTGCGGCACGGTGCCGCGGGCATTGGCATGGGCTCGTTGGACCCAGAAATGAAGTAG
- the LOC136477012 gene encoding protein indeterminate-domain 5, chloroplastic-like isoform X1, whose amino-acid sequence MAAASSAHLFGLGDAQMQPPLPQHQHQQAAAPPPPNPAAPAPKKKRNQPGNPTDPDAEVIALSPKTLLATNRFVCEVCNKGFQREQNLQLHRRGHNLPWKLKQKNPKETRRRVYLCPEPTCVHHDPSRALGDLTGIKKHYCRKHGEKKWKCDKCNKRYAVQSDWKAHSKTCGTREHRCDCGTLFSRRDSFITHRAFCDALAQESARMPPIGAGMYGTGGMALGLSGMVASHQLQSFQDPAHSSATTTIGSNPAAQFEHLMQSSTGSPAFRGAQPTSSSSSPFYLGGAEDGHQSQASHTSLLHGNKQAYHGLMQLPEQHQPGSNGLLNLGFFSGGSGGQDSRLVFPDQFNGAVGRNVRGDGSEHGNSGANNESAAIFSGNLMGNQMASGAGFSSSLYNSSETVAPPQMSATALLQKAAQMGATMSSGNVNSLLRGLGNGGSTLNGRPAGAGGFMAGESSSSRSTSQAENESQFRDLMNSLAASGSGAGTAFSGGFPGMDDSKLSTRDFLGVGGGVMRSMGGAAGLPLRHGAAGIGMGSLDPEMK is encoded by the exons ATGGCAGCTGCCTCGTCTGCCCACCTGTTCGGACTCGGCGACGCGCAGATGCAGCCGCCGCTGCCGCAGCACCAGCATCAGCAGGCGGCGGCGCCTCCTCCTCCGAACCCGGCCGCGCCGGCGCCCAAGAAGAAGCGGAATCAGCCCGGTAACCCAA CAGACCCTGACGCGGAGGTGATCGCGCTGTCGCCGAAGACGCTGCTGGCGACGAACCGGTTCGTGTGCGAGGTGTGCAACAAGGGGTTCCAGCGGGAGCAGAACCTGCAGCTGCACCGGCGGGGCCACAACCTGCCGtggaagctgaagcagaagaacCCCAAGGAGACGCGGCGGCGGGTGTACCTGTGCCCGGAGCCGACGTGCGTGCACCACGACCCGTCGCGGGCGCTGGGCGACCTCACGGGGATCAAGAAGCACTACTGCCGCAAGCACGGCGAGAAGAAGTGGAAGTGCGACAAGTGCAACAAGCGCTACGCCGTGCAGTCCGACTGGAAGGCCCACTCCAAGACCTGCGGCACACGCGAGCACCGCTGCGACTGCGGCACCCTCTTCTCTCG GAGGGACAGCTTCATCACCCACCGTGCATTCTGCGATGCACTGGCGCAGGAGAGTGCGCGGATGCCACCCATCGGCGCCGGCATGTACGGCACCGGCGGCATGGCCCTCGGCCTCTCCGGGATGGTCGCATCCCATCAGTTGCAGTCCTTCCAAGACCCGGCCCACTCCTCGGCCACCACAACCATCGGCAGCAATCCGGCGGCGCAGTTCGAGCACCTCATGCAGTCGTCCACCGGCTCCCCCGCGTTCCGCGGCGCGCAACCGACATCATCGTCTTCCTCGCCGTTCTACCTCGGCGGCGCCGAGGACGGCCACCAGAGCCAGGCCAGCCACACCTCTCTGCTCCACGGCAACAAGCAGGCCTACCACGGCCTGATGCAGCTGCCGGAGCAGCACCAGCCGGGGAGTAACGGCCTCCTCAACCTGGGTTTCTTCTCGGGCGGGAGCGGCGGACAGGACTCCCGCCTCGTGTTCCCGGACCAGTTCAACGGCGCCGTGGGCCGGAACGTCCGCGGCGACGGCAGCGAGCACGGCAACAGCGGCGCCAACAATGAGTCAGCGGCCATCTTCTCCGGGAACCTAATGGGAAACCAAATGGCAAGCGGCGCCGGCTTCTCTTCTTCCTTGTACAACTCGTCCGAGACCGTCGCGCCGCCGCAGATGTCGGCGACGGCGCTGCTGCAGAAGGCCGCTCAGATGGGCGCGACAATGAGCAGCGGCAACGTGAACTCTCTGCTCAGGGGGCTTGGTAACGGCGGCAGCACCTTGAACGGGAGGCCTGCGGGAGCAGGTGGGTTCATGGCCGGGGAGAGCTCCTCGTCGAGGAGCACTTCTCAGGCCGAGAACGAGAGCCAGTTCCGGGACCTGATGAACTCGCTCGCAGCTTCCGGGAGCGGGGCTGGCACAGCGTTCAGCGGCGGCTTCCCGGGCATGGACGACAGCAAGCTGAGCACGAGAGACTTCCTCGGCGTTGGCGGCGGCGTCATGCGGAGCATGGGTGGCGCGGCGGGGCTGCCGCTGCGGCACGGTGCCGCGGGCATTGGCATGGGCTCGTTGGACCCAGAAATGAAGTAG
- the LOC136477012 gene encoding protein indeterminate-domain 5, chloroplastic-like isoform X2: MAAASSAHLFGLGDAQMQPPLPQHQHQQAAAPPPPNPAAPAPKKKRNQPGNPNPDAEVIALSPKTLLATNRFVCEVCNKGFQREQNLQLHRRGHNLPWKLKQKNPKETRRRVYLCPEPTCVHHDPSRALGDLTGIKKHYCRKHGEKKWKCDKCNKRYAVQSDWKAHSKTCGTREHRCDCGTLFSRRDSFITHRAFCDALAQESARMPPIGAGMYGTGGMALGLSGMVASHQLQSFQDPAHSSATTTIGSNPAAQFEHLMQSSTGSPAFRGAQPTSSSSSPFYLGGAEDGHQSQASHTSLLHGNKQAYHGLMQLPEQHQPGSNGLLNLGFFSGGSGGQDSRLVFPDQFNGAVGRNVRGDGSEHGNSGANNESAAIFSGNLMGNQMASGAGFSSSLYNSSETVAPPQMSATALLQKAAQMGATMSSGNVNSLLRGLGNGGSTLNGRPAGAGGFMAGESSSSRSTSQAENESQFRDLMNSLAASGSGAGTAFSGGFPGMDDSKLSTRDFLGVGGGVMRSMGGAAGLPLRHGAAGIGMGSLDPEMK; this comes from the exons ATGGCAGCTGCCTCGTCTGCCCACCTGTTCGGACTCGGCGACGCGCAGATGCAGCCGCCGCTGCCGCAGCACCAGCATCAGCAGGCGGCGGCGCCTCCTCCTCCGAACCCGGCCGCGCCGGCGCCCAAGAAGAAGCGGAATCAGCCCGGTAACCCAA ACCCTGACGCGGAGGTGATCGCGCTGTCGCCGAAGACGCTGCTGGCGACGAACCGGTTCGTGTGCGAGGTGTGCAACAAGGGGTTCCAGCGGGAGCAGAACCTGCAGCTGCACCGGCGGGGCCACAACCTGCCGtggaagctgaagcagaagaacCCCAAGGAGACGCGGCGGCGGGTGTACCTGTGCCCGGAGCCGACGTGCGTGCACCACGACCCGTCGCGGGCGCTGGGCGACCTCACGGGGATCAAGAAGCACTACTGCCGCAAGCACGGCGAGAAGAAGTGGAAGTGCGACAAGTGCAACAAGCGCTACGCCGTGCAGTCCGACTGGAAGGCCCACTCCAAGACCTGCGGCACACGCGAGCACCGCTGCGACTGCGGCACCCTCTTCTCTCG GAGGGACAGCTTCATCACCCACCGTGCATTCTGCGATGCACTGGCGCAGGAGAGTGCGCGGATGCCACCCATCGGCGCCGGCATGTACGGCACCGGCGGCATGGCCCTCGGCCTCTCCGGGATGGTCGCATCCCATCAGTTGCAGTCCTTCCAAGACCCGGCCCACTCCTCGGCCACCACAACCATCGGCAGCAATCCGGCGGCGCAGTTCGAGCACCTCATGCAGTCGTCCACCGGCTCCCCCGCGTTCCGCGGCGCGCAACCGACATCATCGTCTTCCTCGCCGTTCTACCTCGGCGGCGCCGAGGACGGCCACCAGAGCCAGGCCAGCCACACCTCTCTGCTCCACGGCAACAAGCAGGCCTACCACGGCCTGATGCAGCTGCCGGAGCAGCACCAGCCGGGGAGTAACGGCCTCCTCAACCTGGGTTTCTTCTCGGGCGGGAGCGGCGGACAGGACTCCCGCCTCGTGTTCCCGGACCAGTTCAACGGCGCCGTGGGCCGGAACGTCCGCGGCGACGGCAGCGAGCACGGCAACAGCGGCGCCAACAATGAGTCAGCGGCCATCTTCTCCGGGAACCTAATGGGAAACCAAATGGCAAGCGGCGCCGGCTTCTCTTCTTCCTTGTACAACTCGTCCGAGACCGTCGCGCCGCCGCAGATGTCGGCGACGGCGCTGCTGCAGAAGGCCGCTCAGATGGGCGCGACAATGAGCAGCGGCAACGTGAACTCTCTGCTCAGGGGGCTTGGTAACGGCGGCAGCACCTTGAACGGGAGGCCTGCGGGAGCAGGTGGGTTCATGGCCGGGGAGAGCTCCTCGTCGAGGAGCACTTCTCAGGCCGAGAACGAGAGCCAGTTCCGGGACCTGATGAACTCGCTCGCAGCTTCCGGGAGCGGGGCTGGCACAGCGTTCAGCGGCGGCTTCCCGGGCATGGACGACAGCAAGCTGAGCACGAGAGACTTCCTCGGCGTTGGCGGCGGCGTCATGCGGAGCATGGGTGGCGCGGCGGGGCTGCCGCTGCGGCACGGTGCCGCGGGCATTGGCATGGGCTCGTTGGACCCAGAAATGAAGTAG